One segment of Anastrepha obliqua isolate idAnaObli1 chromosome 3, idAnaObli1_1.0, whole genome shotgun sequence DNA contains the following:
- the LOC129242695 gene encoding protein ecdysoneless, with protein MTKLPGCKLEFVREDDFVEYFIFPLLPDNLTNVQEESKDLEQLRTQLSLFEKQCMEFVSGRVENYGYIWHKDEFQLQTRSECAQERLLNDEINDSSPGSPKALPLPPHLHGVTHYGDNIEDEWFIVYLLHELTREIPGCVARVIDSDGEFLLIEAADALPDWANPDSCDQRVYIANGEIHLVQNPPSNSEKLLPVTTAIEKIRKNHTLYRVSKEIQDSINERTKEFKGNTNTAIHRQIVRLPLGVAGLLKKRPSLISSAVRAFCERDAIDLKACRSMRFFPPEQCVRTNIRFTRCLYAMLTHTQYKPDRKVGWVLSESNYSEEYKEQILGIKIACGFEILASQAKSSNQEENGPAWRTYVKSLISKGYFRDNLEGSEEYKRLWNGARTYFTKFNERFRTMPLVGQEILNLLQSIDTSTDHLCDDENNLEPSDSDDWLNISADNLDAMLMERYGPKKLYKSNGDINAEEFTRNFTDFLEKESTYEGIDNEGDETDSDSDEIESGASATRQQNNDLKTKLRKNYSMRQACNRNSLINETLMTNHNKKGTNIEAEDSTHVRNFLDFVIPEDKWDSNSEMSDYEDDNNLEHNFESMANSDKNIDVHIKNYMDQMDKELAKTTIGQSFENKSASNVPKGTDDDFDDIESFQPININVNTLKNIVDSYKSQLGGPGPVSNLLSAMGVGMSTAATLDSDDDEVADELKESRV; from the exons ATGACGAAATTGCCTGGCTGTAAATTAGAATTTGTTCGCGAAGACGATTTCGTAGAGTATTTCATTTTCCCATTATTGCCAGATAATTTAACAAATGTACAGGAAGAAAGTAAAGACTTGGAGCAACTGCGAACGCAATTATctctgtttgaaaaacaatgCATGGAGTTCGTGAGTGGACGTGTTGAAAACTATGGCTATATTTGGCACAAAGATGAATTTCAATTACAAACACGTTCAGAGTGTGCGCAGGAAAGACTATTGAATGACGAGATTAACGATAGTTCCCCTGGTTCTCCCAAGG CGCTGCCTCTTCCACCACATCTGCATGGCGTTACACATTATGGCGACAATATCGAGGACGAGTGGTTCATAGTGTATCTCTTGCATGAGCTGACACGTGAGATTCCAGGATGCGTGGCACGTGTTATAGACTCAGATGGGGAATTTCTCTTAATTGAAGCTGCTGATGCGCTTCCTGATTGGGCCAATCCAGACAGTTGTGACCAACGA GTTTACATAGCCAATGGAGAGATACATTTGGTGCAAAATCCGCCATCTAATTCCGAAAAATTGTTACCAGTAACGACGGCCAttgaaaaaattcgtaaaaatcaCACCCTTTATCGAGTTTCCAAGGAAATTCAAGACAGCATAAATGAACGTACGAAAGAATTTAAAGGAAATACCAATACAGCGATACATCGCCAAATCGTGCGTTTGCCTTTGGGTGTCGCAGGGCTGCTTAAAAAGCGTCCGTCGTTAATTTCATCAGCAGTGCGTGCTTTCTGCGAACGTGATGCTATTGATTTAAAGGCTTGTCGTTCAATGCGTTTTTTCCCACCGGAGCAGTGTGTTCGAACCAATATTCGATTTACTCGTTGTCTCTATGCTATGCTTACGCACACCCAATATAAGCCCGATAGGAAAGTTGGATGGGTACTAAGTGAGTCCAACTATAGTGAAGAATATAAGGAGCAGATATTAGGCATAAAAATTGCCtgcggttttgaaattttggccTCTCAAGCTAAAAGTTCAAATCAGGAAGAAAATGGGCCAGCCTGGCGCACTTAtgtcaaaagtttaatatcaaAAGGCTACTTTCGAGATAATTTGGAAGGGTCGGAGGAGTATAAACGACTTTGGAATGGAGCACGCACATATTTTACGAAATTTAACGAACGTTTTCGAACGATGCCATTAGTCGGacaagaaattttgaatttacttcAAAGTATAGATACTTCGACCGATCATTTGTGTGATGACGAAAACAATTTAGag CCAAGTGATTCTGACGACTGGCTAAATATTAGTGCAGATAATTTAGATGCCATGTTAATGGAACGTTATGGGCCGAAAAAACTGTATAAGTCGAATGGAGACATCAATGCTGAAGAATTCACAAGAAACTTTACTGATTTTCTCGAAAAAGAATCAACATATGAAGGTATAGACAATGAAGGTGATGAAACAGATTCAGATTCTGATGAAATCGAATCAGGAGCAAGTGCTACTCGACAACAAAATAATGATTTAAAAACAAagcttagaaaaaattattcaatgcgTCAAGCATGTAATCGAAACTCACTTATTAACGAAACTTTAATGACCAATCACAACAAAAAAGGCACAAACATAGAAGCTGAAGATAGCACACATGTACGaaactttttagattttgttatcCCGGAAGATAAATGGGATTCTAATTCAGAAATGAGTGATTATGAAGATGATAACAATTTGGAGCACAATTTCGAATCGATGGCGAATAGTGACAAAAACATTGatgttcatataaaaaattacatggaCCAAATGGACAAAGAACTGGCAAAAACTACAATTGGGCAATCGTTTGAAAATAAGAGCGCTTCTAATGTACCCAAAGGAACAGACGATGATTTTGATGACATTGAGTCATTCCAACCAATTAACATTAATGTTAACACATTAAAAAACATAGTCGATAGTTATAAATCGCAGTTGGGTGGACCGGGACCAGTTTCGAATTTGTTGAGTGCTATGGGTGTAGGTATGTCAACTGCAGCGACACTCGACAGCGATGATGATGAAGTCGCGGATGAATTGAAAGAATCTAGAGTATGA
- the LOC129242697 gene encoding xylosyltransferase oxt, translating into MSDNIAVRWLRRYKLFFFLGLLILALQVFLAYKSLNLSNSNVIAVNTNAYLETNDVTETNHEGKKRSIANGGANQYSASDDGDANGGLQKRKKSVRHIDANLQWPEIDRFGIQPKCNISAKEAISALQRAKTIDCRKQIAHIACTIQAGNFYAEHLVSHCPAGNHTANASLGCYQDEKEYRLLSGYFINFKTTNSPQKCIRLCLQSGFPYAGVQYATECFCGANPPPLSTKLPDTSCNMKCSGNLREICGGYFSINVYETGIAKFTPHIAETKITKPEIARVRIAFLLTLNGRALRQVYRLIKTLYAPDHIFYIHVDARQTYLYRKLLELESKFSNIRLGRKRFSTIWGGASLLTMLLQCMEDLLAAEWQWDFVINLSESDFPVKTLDKLADFLTANKGYNFVKSHGRETQRFVQKQGLDKTFVECDTHMWRIGDRQLPSGIQIDGGSDWVALSRPFVQYVITESQFDPLLQGLLTIFRHTLLPAESFFHTVLRNSRFCNTYIDNNLHVTNWKRKLGCKCQYKHVVDWCGCSPNDFKPEDWPRLQSTENKMLFFARKFEPIINQAVLVQLEEWLFGPHNKEVVNLQGYWQSFYDYLDPPTTEDDLMRTIGDSLVRIASHHIQRRPGRLLELTHYLLKDEYKGFLLHYQATESLHNLTLAFETRIRPAVYVKYAKNSKLAKRLRNFEVSTDFDLKEQVARNFAKMLGPFSEPVVSFTLTGAGSMAHNDAAHSYNLTLLWIDPLGRLQDFNELHIEDSHTDAINYSKAVLKHPLMPGVWTAKLIGRTAIYAQTKFLVVPLSNAGGKPITPERAKIVNGGSEPSLTADFEIPAEWRQNLPTPMDNQRLNKELAKAQRNGEELRFWIDELVGKFFFLRETCVAEEGTLQMSQEPPHLCRETPWSSLAPDPKSNVYTLLKS; encoded by the exons ATGTCTGACAACATTGCGGTTCGGTGGTTGCGTCGCTACAAACTCTTCTTTTTCTTGGGTCTTCTAATACTAGCTCTACAGGTCTTTCTTGCCTATAAGTCTTTGAACCTATCTAATTCCAATGTGATCGCTGTAAATACAAATGCGTATTTGGAAACTAATGATGTGACTGAGACTAATCATGAAGGTAAAAAGCGTTCTATTGCTAATGGCGGTGCAAACCAGTATTCTGCCAGTGATGATGGGGACGCAAATGGtggtttacaaaaaagaaaaaaatcggttCGCCATATTGATGCCAATCTGCAGTGGCCGGAGATTGATCGCTTTGGCATTCAGCCTAAGTGTAATATATCTGCTAAGGAGGCTATATCTGCATTACAACGAGCCAAAACTATAGATTGTCGTAAGCAAATTGCCCATATCGCATGTACCATCCAGGCAGGGAATTTTTATGCAGAGCATTTGGTCAGCCATTGTCCCGCTGGTAATCATACAGCAAATGCTTCCCTTGGTTGTTATCAGGACGAAAAAGAATATCGGCTGCTATCGGGTTACTTCATCAATTTCAAAACAACCAACTCTCCACAAAAATGCATACGGTTGTGCCTTCAATCGGGATTCCCTTATGCTGGCGTTCAGTACGCTACAGAATGTTTCTGCGGCGCTAATCCGCCGCCTTTATCAACCAAACTGCCTGATACTAGTTGTAATATGAAGTGCTCTGGTAACCTACGAGAGATTTGTGGCGGATATTTTAGTATTAACGTCTACGAAACAGGAATTGCCA AATTCACACCGCATATCGCTGAAACTAAAATTACGAAACCAGAGATTGCGCGAGTCCGAATTGCATTCTTGTTGACTCTTAATGGACGTGCTCTACGACAAGTGTATCGGTTAATTAAAACCCTCTACGCTCCTGAtcatatattttacatacatgtGGATGCG CGTCAAACATACCTGTACCGCAAGTTGCTGGAATTAGAATCCAAGTTTTCAAATATTCGTTTAGGCCGAAAACGTTTTTCTACCATCTGGGGCGGCGCCTCTTTACTGACAATGCTACTGCAATGCATGGAAGATCTATTGGCTGCAGAATGGCAATGGGATTTTGTTATAAATCTTAGTGAAAGTGATTTTCCAGTAAAAACACTAGATAAACTTGCTGACTTTCTTACCGCGAACAAGGGATATAATTTTGTGAAGAGTCACGGACGTGAAACTCAGCGATTTGTGCAGAAACAAGGTTTGGATAAGACATTTGTGGAATGCGATACACATATGTGGCGTATAGGTGACCGACAGTTACCCAGTGGCATTCAAATCGATGGAGGTAGTGACTGGGTGGCACTATCACGACCATTCGTGCAGTACGTAATAACTGAGTCCCAGTTTGATCCCCTACTACAAGGGCTTCTAACAATTTTTCGCCACACATTACTGCCAGCCGAATCATTCTTTCACACAGTCCTCCGTAACTCGCGCTTTTGcaacacatacatagataacAACCTTCATGTGACGAATTGGAAACGAAAACTCGGCTGTAAATGCCAATACAAGCATGTAGTCGATTGGTGTGGTTGTAGTCCGAACGATTTCAAGCCGGAAGATTGGCCTCGGCTGCAAAGTACCGAGAATAAGATGCTTTTTTTTGCACGAAAATTCGAACCGATAATAAATCAGGCCGTTCTAGTTCAATTAGAGGAGTGGCTTTTCGGTCCACATAATAAAGAAGTAGTCAATTTACAAGGCTACTGGCAGTCATTTTATGATTATCTCGATCCGCCGACTACAGAAGACGATTTAATGCGTACCATTGGCGATAGTTTAGTTCGCATAGCATCACATCATATACAGAGACGGCCTGGTCGTCTATTAGAATTAACGCACTACTTACTCAAAGATGAATATAAGGGTTTCTTACTGCACTATCAAGCTACAGAGAGCTTGCATAACCTCACACTCGCGTTTGAAACCCGAATTAGGCCAGCAGTGTACGTAAAATATGCGAAGAATTCCAAGCTGGCAAAGAGACTACGTAATTTCGAAGTTAGTACTGATTTCGATCTGAAAGAACAGGTCGCCCGTAATTTTGCCAAAATGTTAGGCCCATTCTCTGAGCCTGTAGTAAGTTTTACATTAACCGGTGCTGGTTCGATGGCGCATAACGATGCAGCACATTCGTACAACCTAACGCTACTGTGGATTGATCCGCTGGGCCGTTTGCAGGACTTTAACGAACTGCATATAGAAGACTCGCATACGGACGCTATTAATTACTCCAAGGCTGTCCTAAAGCACCCACTAATGCCGGGCGTGTGGACTGCCAAGTTAATTGGGCGTACCGCAATATATGCACAAACCAAATTTCTTGTTGTGCCATTGTCAAATGCAGGTGGCAAGCCTATCACGCCAGAGcgagcaaaaattgtaaatggtgGGTCTGAGCCATCATTGACTGCAGATTTCGAAATACCAGCCGAATGGCGTCAAAATTTGCCAACACCAATGGATAATCAGAGGCTCAATAAGGAGCTCGCAAAGGCGCAACGAAATGGTGAAGAACTCCGATTTTGGATTGACGAGCTGGTgggtaaatttttctttttgcgggAAACTTGCGTTGCTGAAGAGGGTACGCTTCAAATGAGCCAGGAGCCTCCACATTTGTGTCGGGAAACACCGTGGAGTTCTCTGGCACCCGATCcgaaaagtaatgtttatactTTGCTCAAAAGTTGA
- the LOC129242698 gene encoding elongator complex protein 5 translates to MLSNLIITKQHFVVIIDETGLEKISHRILYQFLGEQEKNEKLVVKTLPLSSELKDWTTFTNFAKKCSKEEKCNVLLPSLSDLICYQSVAKIIKFVHKLRICEKVQRLFLWITPANLTYPRAEYLISAFEYMADIYVHLETSNTLTIITRKPGGGVTNKRYTYTKTKKEFLVEPVQNLDVQTKASPPKTSPAGGTFKIELNEDEMVARNTLKMPYEKTSETEESSIIYTPDAADDYDDEEDPDEDLCI, encoded by the exons ATGCTTTCAAATCTGATAATTACCAAACAACATTTTGTGGTTATTATCG ATGAAACCGGCCTGGAAAAGATATCACATCGCATACTCTACCAATTTCTAGGAGAAcaggaaaaaaacgaaaaattagtTGTGAAAACTCTACCGCTCAGTTCAGAGTTAAAAGATTGGACGACATTTACTAATTTCGCAAAGAAATGCTCGAAGGAAGAAAAATGCAATGTGTTGTTGCCCTCGCTTTCCGATTTAATATGCTATCAAAGCGTCGCTAAGATCATAAAATTTGTACATAAACTCCGAATTTGCGAAAAGGTGCAGCGTCTCTTTCTCTGGATAACACCAGCTAATCTTACATATCCACGTGCAGAATATTTGATATCAGCTTTCGAATATATGGCTGACATATATGTACACTTAGAAACATCCAATACTTTAACCATCATTACCCGTAAGCCAGGTGGTGGTGTCACTAACAAACGATACACatacacaaaaactaaaaaggAGTTTCTAGTTGAGCCAGTACAAAACTTAGATGTACAGACCAAAGCTTCACCCCCAAAAACAAGCCCAGCTGGTGGTACtttcaaaattgaattaaatgaagATGAAATGGTTGCACGCAATACACTTAAGATGCCTTACGAAAA aaCATCTGAAACAGAAGAAAGCTCAATTATATACACACCCGATGCTGCAGACGATTATGATGATGAGGAAGATCCAGATGAAGATCTCTGCATATAA
- the LOC129242696 gene encoding RNA guanine-N7 methyltransferase activating subunit, with amino-acid sequence MVDPNRKINRLTEKDIEFLDECQDEFENRFTDEDAEYINHCSKPLPDPPIIENWGFSGAGYGHRGGGGGQRNSYSRNKWNKRGQDRHYHGGGNQSYRYNKRRVNNEPYNVNFRGGHSREERPHKPMDIRRDYGNFVPASKD; translated from the coding sequence ATGGTGGACCCAAATCGGAAAATCAATCGGCTTACAGAAAAagatattgaatttttagatgAATGCCAAGATGAATTCGAAAATCGTTTTACAGACGAAGATGCAGAATATATTAATCACTGTTCAAAACCGCTTCCGGACCCTCCGATAATCGAAAATTGGGGCTTTTCGGGAGCTGGCTATGGCCATCGAGGTGGAGGGGGTGGGCAACGCAATAGCTATAGCCGAAATAAATGGAATAAGCGTGGCCAGGATAGGCACTACCATGGTGGTGGTAATCAATCATACAGATATAACAAAAGACGAGTAAACAATGAACCCTACAACGTTAACTTTCGTGGTGGCCATAGCCGTGAGGAGCGTCCTCACAAGCCAATGGATATAAGGCGAGACTATGGGAACTTTGTCCCTGCGTCGAAGGATTAA